One genomic segment of Ctenopharyngodon idella isolate HZGC_01 chromosome 7, HZGC01, whole genome shotgun sequence includes these proteins:
- the LOC127516580 gene encoding C-type mannose receptor 2-like: MEQTLYFILLLIALCSVSECVQRQYHFINVMKNWTEAQRYCRENYTDLATVDNMNDMIELNKSVKDSGVQNVWIGLQKTGVDKWQWSSGDPALYLNWAPGQPDGRDECVMMRNGQWHDLSCSISLTFICSSSNNMNTGLVFVNQTKNWRDAQSYCRQNHIDLVSVRNQNESQQLQKFINDSLISGDVWIGLFNGSWQWSDQSNSSFRYWYPGEPNNAGNEICVEIYPNAQGQWNDDPCNKQHPFVCHEDKLILIKENLTWSEALRYCRQNHTDLVSVHSEEIQREVMNVVKQASTEEVWLGLRHSCTVGLWFWVSGQTVCYQNWAPGNGTGEEECESAVRSGAVQSGGDQHWISRPETHKLNFICSRYEE; this comes from the exons ATGGAGCAAACTCTATATTTCATTCTTCTTCTCAttg ctctctgcTCCGTATCTGAATGTGTTCAGCGTCAGTATCACTTTATAAACGTGATGAAGAACTGGACTGAAGCTCAGAGATACTGCAGAGAGAATTACACAGATCTGGCCACCGTTGACAACATGAACGACATGATCGAGCTGAACAAGAGTGTGAAAGATTCAGGCGTTCAGAATGTCTGGATTGGGCTGCAGAAGAcgggtgttgataaatggcagtgGTCTTCAGGTGATCCTGCGCTCTATCTGAACTGGGCTCCTGGACAACCTGATGGCAGAGATGAGTGTGTTATGATGAGAAATGGACAATGGCATGATTTGTCATGTAGTATCAGCCTGACTTTCATCTGCAGTTCATCTAACAACA tgAACACAGGACTCGTCTTTGTCAATCAGACGAAGAATTGGAGAGACGCTCAGAGttactgcagacagaatcacattgatctggtcagtgtgAGGAACCAGAATGAGAGTCAACAGCTTCAGAAGTTCATCAATGATAGTCTCATATCTGGTGATGTCTGGATCGGTCTCTTCAATGGCTCATGGCAGTGGTCAGATCAGAGTAACTCCTCATTCAGATACTGGTATCCTGGTGAACCTAATAATGCTGGAAATGAAATCTGTGTAGAGATTTATCCGAACGCTCAGGGACAATGGAATGACGACCCTTGCAATAAACAACATCCTTTTGTGTGTCATGAAG ATAAACTGATTCTGATCAAAGAGAATCTGACGTGGTCTGAAGCTCTGagatactgcagacagaatcatACGGATCTGGTCTCGGTTCATTCAGAAGAGATTCAGCGTGAGGTGATGAATGTGGTTAAACAGGCGTCTACTGAGGAGGTGTGGTTGGGTTTACGTCACTCCTGCACTGTGGGCCTCTGGTTCTGGGTGAGCGGACAGACCGTGTGCTATCAGAACTGGGCTCCAGGGAACGGCACAGGAGAGGAAGAGTGTGAGTCTGCAGTGAGATCTGGAGCAGTTCAGTCTGGAGGAGATCAGCACTGGATCAGCCGTCCTGAAACTCACAAACTcaacttcatctgcagcagaTATGAAGAGTGA